One window of Pectobacterium carotovorum genomic DNA carries:
- the rpoA gene encoding DNA-directed RNA polymerase subunit alpha has translation MQGSVTEFLKPRLVDIEQVSSTHAKVTLEPLERGFGHTLGNALRRILLSSMPGCAVTEVEIDGVLHEYSTKEGVQEDILEILLNLKGLAVRVQGKDEVILTLNKSGIGPVTAADIIHDGDVEIVKPQHLICHLTDENASISMRIKVQRGRGYVPASARIHTEEDERPIGRLLVDACYSPVERIAYNVEAARVEQRTDLDKLVIEMETNGTIDPEEAIRRAATILAEQLEAFVDLRDVRQPEVKEEKPEFDPILLRPVDDLELTVRSANCLKAEAIHYIGDLVQRTEVELLKTPNLGKKSLTEIKDVLASRGLSLGMRLENWPPASIADE, from the coding sequence ATGCAGGGTTCTGTGACAGAGTTTCTAAAACCGCGCCTGGTTGATATCGAGCAAGTGAGTTCGACGCACGCCAAGGTGACCCTTGAGCCATTAGAGCGGGGCTTCGGCCATACTCTTGGCAACGCACTGCGCCGTATTCTGCTTTCATCCATGCCAGGTTGCGCGGTGACCGAGGTTGAGATTGATGGTGTACTGCATGAGTACAGCACCAAAGAAGGCGTACAGGAAGATATCCTGGAAATCCTGCTCAACCTGAAAGGGCTGGCGGTGAGAGTTCAAGGCAAAGATGAAGTTATTCTTACCCTGAATAAATCTGGCATTGGCCCTGTGACTGCAGCCGACATCATCCATGATGGTGATGTCGAAATCGTCAAGCCGCAGCACTTAATTTGCCATCTGACCGATGAAAACGCATCTATTAGCATGCGTATCAAAGTTCAACGTGGTCGTGGTTATGTGCCGGCATCTGCCCGTATTCATACGGAAGAAGATGAGCGCCCGATTGGTCGTCTGTTAGTTGATGCTTGCTACAGCCCTGTAGAGCGTATTGCCTACAATGTTGAAGCAGCTCGTGTAGAACAGCGTACTGACCTGGACAAGCTAGTCATCGAAATGGAAACCAATGGCACGATCGATCCTGAAGAGGCGATCCGCCGTGCGGCTACCATTCTGGCTGAACAACTTGAAGCTTTTGTTGACTTACGTGATGTTCGTCAGCCAGAAGTTAAAGAAGAGAAACCAGAATTCGATCCGATCCTGCTGCGCCCTGTTGACGATCTGGAATTGACTGTCCGCTCTGCTAACTGCCTTAAGGCAGAAGCTATCCACTACATCGGTGATCTGGTACAGCGTACCGAGGTTGAGCTGCTCAAAACGCCTAACCTTGGTAAAAAATCTCTTACTGAGATTAAAGACGTACTGGCTTCCCGTGGTTTGTCTCTGGGCATGCGCTTGGAAAACTGGCCACCGGCAAGCATTGCTGATGAGTAA
- the rpsE gene encoding 30S ribosomal protein S5, translating to MAHIEKQAGELQEKLIAVNRVSKTVKGGRIFSFTALTVVGDGNGRVGFGYGKAREVPAAIQKAMEKARRNMMNVALNNGTLQHPVKGAHTGSRVFMQPASEGTGIIAGGAMRAVLEVAGVHNVLAKAYGSTNPINVVRATIDGLANMKSPEMVAAKRGKSVEEILG from the coding sequence ATGGCTCACATCGAGAAACAAGCTGGCGAACTGCAGGAAAAGCTGATCGCGGTAAATCGCGTATCTAAAACCGTTAAAGGTGGTCGTATTTTCAGCTTCACCGCGCTGACTGTAGTGGGTGATGGCAACGGCCGCGTTGGTTTTGGTTACGGTAAAGCTCGCGAAGTTCCAGCAGCGATCCAGAAAGCGATGGAAAAAGCCCGTCGCAATATGATGAATGTCGCGCTGAACAACGGCACCCTGCAGCACCCAGTTAAAGGTGCTCACACGGGTTCTCGTGTGTTCATGCAGCCAGCTTCCGAAGGTACTGGTATTATTGCCGGTGGTGCAATGCGCGCCGTTTTGGAAGTTGCAGGGGTTCACAACGTATTGGCTAAAGCCTATGGTTCCACTAACCCGATTAACGTGGTTCGTGCAACGATTGATGGTTTGGCCAATATGAAGTCCCCGGAAATGGTCGCTGCCAAGCGTGGTAAATCCGTTGAAGAAATTCTGGGGTAA
- the rpsM gene encoding 30S ribosomal protein S13 codes for MARIAGINIPDHKHTVIALTSIFGIGKTRSQAICAATGIAEDVKISELSEEQIDKLRDEVAKFVVEGDLRREVTLSIKRLMDLGTYRGLRHRRGLPVRGQRTKTNARTRKGPRKPIKK; via the coding sequence GTGGCCCGTATAGCAGGCATTAACATTCCTGATCATAAACATACCGTTATTGCGTTAACGTCGATTTTCGGTATCGGTAAAACCCGGTCGCAGGCTATTTGTGCTGCAACAGGGATTGCCGAAGATGTTAAGATCAGTGAGCTGTCTGAAGAGCAAATCGATAAGCTGCGTGACGAAGTTGCCAAGTTTGTTGTAGAAGGTGATCTGCGTCGTGAAGTTACCCTGAGCATCAAGCGTCTTATGGACCTTGGTACTTATCGTGGTTTGCGTCATCGTCGTGGTCTGCCGGTTCGCGGTCAGCGTACCAAGACTAACGCCCGTACCCGCAAGGGTCCGCGCAAACCGATCAAGAAATAA
- the rplQ gene encoding 50S ribosomal protein L17 — protein sequence MRHRKSGRQLNRNSSHRQAMFRNMASSLVRHEIIKTTLPKAKELRRVVEPLITLAKTDSVANRRLAFARTRDNEIVAKLFNELGPRFASRAGGYTRILKCGFRAGDNAPMAYIELVDRSVSQTEEVATAE from the coding sequence ATGCGCCATCGTAAGAGTGGTCGTCAACTGAACCGTAACAGCAGCCATCGCCAGGCTATGTTCCGTAACATGGCTAGTTCTTTGGTTCGTCATGAAATCATCAAGACGACCCTGCCGAAAGCGAAAGAGCTGCGTCGCGTTGTTGAACCGCTGATTACTCTTGCCAAGACCGACAGCGTTGCTAATCGTCGTCTGGCATTCGCCCGTACTCGTGATAACGAGATCGTGGCAAAACTGTTTAATGAACTGGGCCCGCGTTTCGCGAGCCGTGCCGGTGGTTACACTCGTATTCTGAAGTGTGGCTTCCGTGCTGGTGACAATGCGCCGATGGCATACATCGAGCTCGTTGATCGCTCAGTTTCGCAGACAGAAGAAGTTGCTACTGCAGAGTAA
- the rsmB gene encoding 16S rRNA (cytosine(967)-C(5))-methyltransferase RsmB, producing the protein MKSSYNLRSIAAKVVGQVLDQGQSLSALLPVHQREVSDKDRALLQELCFGVLRVLPQLEWCIQQLMAKPLTGKQRTLHYLIMVGIYQLQYTRIPPHAALAETVEGAVALKKPQLKGLINGVLRQFQRQQEELIQREATHSSHYLHPSWLLARIERAYPNHWQNIVEANNQRPPMWLRVNRLHHTREAYLNLLVQEGIEAFPHAEYSDAIRLASPCAVDQLPGFSQGWATVQDASAQGCVYWLDPQDGEQILDLCAAPGGKTTHILEAAPKSHVLAVDVDETRLGRVKENLLRLQMHAEVKQGDGRYPDSWYEGRVFDRILLDAPCSATGVIRRHPDIKWLRRDRDIEELVALQKEILDAIWPHLKTGGTMVYATCSILPQENAQQVTDFLTRHADAKLVDTGTREMPGIQMLPHADGGDGFFYAKLVKN; encoded by the coding sequence ATGAAAAGCTCATACAATCTACGCAGTATTGCCGCAAAAGTGGTGGGACAGGTTCTGGATCAGGGACAATCACTCAGTGCCTTATTACCTGTCCATCAGCGTGAAGTCTCCGATAAAGATCGCGCACTTTTGCAAGAGCTTTGCTTCGGCGTATTACGCGTTTTACCGCAGTTGGAATGGTGTATTCAACAACTGATGGCTAAACCCCTGACGGGCAAACAACGCACATTGCATTACCTCATTATGGTCGGCATCTATCAACTGCAATATACGCGGATCCCGCCACATGCAGCGCTGGCTGAAACAGTAGAAGGTGCTGTAGCGTTAAAAAAACCGCAACTCAAGGGGCTGATTAATGGCGTATTACGCCAATTCCAGCGTCAGCAGGAAGAACTGATCCAACGTGAGGCAACTCACTCATCTCACTACCTGCACCCGAGTTGGCTGCTGGCGCGCATTGAGCGTGCCTATCCAAATCACTGGCAAAACATCGTTGAGGCGAATAATCAACGCCCTCCGATGTGGCTACGTGTAAATCGGTTACACCACACACGTGAAGCATATTTAAACTTGTTAGTACAAGAGGGAATCGAGGCATTTCCTCATGCTGAATACAGCGATGCGATACGACTTGCCTCTCCCTGTGCGGTCGATCAATTGCCAGGATTTTCGCAAGGATGGGCAACAGTACAGGATGCATCGGCTCAAGGCTGCGTCTATTGGCTCGATCCACAAGATGGCGAACAGATCCTCGATCTCTGCGCTGCACCCGGTGGCAAAACGACACACATTTTAGAAGCGGCACCAAAATCTCATGTGCTCGCTGTCGATGTAGATGAAACACGTTTAGGTCGGGTAAAAGAAAATTTACTACGGCTACAAATGCATGCCGAAGTAAAACAAGGCGATGGACGTTACCCCGATTCATGGTACGAAGGACGTGTGTTTGATCGCATTCTGTTGGATGCCCCATGCTCAGCCACAGGTGTGATTCGTCGTCATCCTGACATTAAGTGGTTGCGCCGAGACAGAGATATTGAAGAGCTGGTTGCGCTACAAAAAGAGATCCTTGATGCCATCTGGCCACATCTCAAAACCGGCGGCACAATGGTCTATGCTACCTGCTCCATTCTGCCGCAAGAAAATGCTCAACAAGTTACAGATTTCCTAACTCGCCATGCCGATGCAAAACTGGTTGATACAGGTACAAGAGAAATGCCAGGTATACAGATGCTTCCTCATGCAGATGGTGGTGATGGTTTCTTTTATGCGAAGCTGGTAAAAAACTGA
- the rpmD gene encoding 50S ribosomal protein L30 yields MAKTIKITQTRSAIGRLPKHKATLLGLGLRRIGHTVEREDTPAVRGMVNAVSYMVKVEE; encoded by the coding sequence GTGGCAAAGACTATTAAAATTACTCAAACCCGTAGTGCAATCGGTCGTCTGCCGAAACATAAGGCGACACTGCTTGGCCTGGGTCTGCGTCGTATTGGGCATACAGTTGAACGTGAGGATACTCCTGCGGTTCGCGGTATGGTCAACGCGGTTTCCTACATGGTTAAAGTAGAGGAGTAA
- the rpsD gene encoding 30S ribosomal protein S4, producing the protein MARYLGPKLKLSRREGTDLFLKSGVRAIDSKCKIEQAPGQHGARKPRLSDYGVQLREKQKVRRIYGVLERQFRNYYKEAARLKGNTGANLLQLLEGRLDNVVYRMGFGATRAEARQMVSHKAIMVNGRVVSIASYQVSPNDVVSIREKAKKQSRVKAALELAEQREKPTWLEVDAAKMEGVFKRIPERTDLSADINEHLIVELYSK; encoded by the coding sequence ATGGCAAGATATTTGGGTCCTAAGCTCAAGCTGAGCCGTCGTGAAGGCACCGACCTGTTCCTGAAGTCTGGTGTTCGTGCGATCGATTCCAAGTGTAAAATTGAACAAGCTCCTGGCCAGCACGGTGCGCGTAAACCGCGTCTGTCTGACTATGGTGTACAGTTGCGTGAAAAGCAAAAAGTTCGCCGTATCTACGGTGTTCTGGAGCGTCAGTTCCGTAACTATTATAAAGAAGCTGCACGTCTGAAAGGCAACACAGGTGCAAACCTGCTGCAACTGCTGGAAGGTCGTCTGGATAACGTTGTTTATCGTATGGGTTTTGGTGCCACTCGTGCTGAAGCACGTCAGATGGTAAGCCACAAAGCTATCATGGTAAACGGTCGCGTTGTTAGCATCGCTTCTTATCAGGTATCCCCGAATGACGTAGTCAGCATCCGTGAGAAAGCGAAAAAGCAATCTCGCGTGAAAGCCGCTCTGGAGCTGGCTGAACAGCGTGAAAAGCCAACTTGGCTGGAAGTTGATGCTGCCAAGATGGAAGGTGTGTTCAAACGTATTCCTGAACGTACCGATCTGTCTGCGGACATTAATGAACACCTGATCGTCGAGCTTTACTCCAAGTAA
- the fmt gene encoding methionyl-tRNA formyltransferase, whose protein sequence is MSDSLRIIFAGTPDFAARHLDALLSSGHEVVGVFTQPDRPAGRGNKLTPSPVKVLAEQHSIPVFQPKSLRPEENQAMVQALDADVMVVVAYGLILPQPVLSMPRLGCINVHGSLLPLWRGAAPIQRALWAGDSETGVTIMQMDVGLDTGAMLHKISCPILPQDTSATLYDKLAELGPRGLLETLEQLADGSAVSEAQNDALATYAEKLSKEEARLNWQLSAEQLERCIRAFNPWPVSYFIVDEQPVKVWKAEVIAKAHASQPGTIIQADKQGIQVATADGILNIQELQPAGKKVMGAQDLLNSRREWFVPGNTLD, encoded by the coding sequence GTGTCTGATTCTTTACGCATAATCTTTGCCGGAACCCCTGACTTTGCAGCGCGTCACCTTGACGCGCTTTTATCATCGGGCCATGAGGTCGTTGGCGTTTTCACCCAACCCGATCGCCCAGCAGGCAGAGGCAACAAGCTCACTCCCAGTCCAGTAAAAGTACTGGCAGAACAACATAGCATCCCCGTTTTCCAGCCTAAATCTCTGCGACCAGAAGAAAATCAGGCGATGGTTCAGGCGTTAGATGCCGATGTTATGGTCGTTGTCGCCTACGGCTTAATTCTGCCGCAGCCCGTATTATCCATGCCTCGTCTCGGCTGCATTAATGTCCACGGTTCTCTGTTGCCTCTTTGGCGTGGTGCAGCCCCTATTCAGCGTGCATTATGGGCTGGAGATAGTGAAACCGGTGTGACGATCATGCAAATGGATGTTGGGCTCGATACTGGCGCAATGCTGCACAAAATTTCGTGCCCTATCCTGCCGCAGGATACCAGCGCAACGTTATACGATAAACTTGCGGAGCTGGGCCCACGTGGCTTATTGGAAACGCTGGAACAGCTTGCTGATGGCAGCGCTGTTTCTGAAGCGCAAAATGATGCCCTTGCCACCTATGCAGAAAAGCTCAGCAAAGAAGAAGCTCGTTTAAACTGGCAGTTATCTGCCGAGCAGCTTGAGCGCTGTATTCGTGCTTTTAATCCTTGGCCAGTCAGCTATTTCATCGTAGATGAACAGCCAGTGAAAGTCTGGAAAGCTGAGGTCATCGCCAAAGCACATGCCTCACAGCCCGGTACAATCATACAGGCAGACAAGCAGGGCATTCAGGTAGCAACAGCCGATGGCATCCTGAATATTCAGGAATTGCAGCCCGCAGGCAAAAAAGTCATGGGTGCGCAGGATCTGCTTAACTCACGTCGTGAGTGGTTCGTTCCCGGTAATACACTGGACTAA
- the def gene encoding peptide deformylase, whose amino-acid sequence MSVLQVLHFPDERLRITAQPVKEVNADIQRIVDDMFDTMYEEEGIGLAATQVDIHQRIIVIDVSEERDQRLVLINPELIEKSGDTGIEEGCLSIPETRALVPRAEHVKVRALDREGKAFELEASELLAICIQHEMDHLVGKLFIDYLSPLKRQRIRQKLEKLAKQNSRAR is encoded by the coding sequence ATGTCAGTTTTGCAGGTATTACATTTTCCAGACGAGCGGCTCCGCATCACTGCGCAGCCCGTAAAAGAAGTCAATGCAGATATTCAACGTATCGTGGATGATATGTTCGATACCATGTACGAAGAAGAAGGTATTGGCCTGGCAGCGACACAAGTCGATATTCATCAACGTATTATTGTTATTGACGTCTCTGAAGAACGAGACCAACGACTGGTGCTGATCAATCCTGAGTTGATTGAAAAGAGCGGTGATACGGGCATCGAAGAAGGTTGCCTGTCGATCCCTGAAACGCGTGCGCTGGTTCCTCGTGCAGAGCATGTGAAAGTGCGCGCATTGGATCGTGAAGGTAAAGCGTTCGAACTTGAAGCAAGCGAACTACTCGCCATTTGTATTCAGCATGAAATGGACCATCTGGTTGGGAAACTGTTTATCGATTACCTTTCCCCACTTAAACGCCAGCGCATTCGTCAAAAACTGGAAAAACTGGCTAAGCAGAATAGCCGAGCCCGATAA
- the trkA gene encoding Trk system potassium transporter TrkA, which translates to MKIIILGAGQVGGTLAENLAGENNDITVVDTDANRLRQLQDKFDLRVVTGYASHPRVLREAGAEDADMLVAVTNSDETNMVACQIAYSLFKTPNRIARIRAAEYIRESEQLFLPEAVPIDHLISPEQLVIDNIYKLIEYPGALQVVNFAEGKVSLAAVNAYYGGPLVGNALTSLREHIPHVDTRVAAIFRHDRPIRPQGSTIIEAGDEVFFVAASQHIRAVMSELQRLEKPYKRIMIVGGGNVGAGLAQRLEKDYSIKLIERNADRAVELAELLQNTVVFHGDASDQELLAEEHIEQIDVFIAITNDDEANIMSAMLAKRMGAKKVMVLIQRRAYVDLVQGSVIDVAISPQQATISALLSHVRKADIVSVSSLRRGVAEAIEAIAHGDEGTSKVVGRMIEDIKLPPGTTIGAIVRGDDVIIANANSKIEQGDHVIMFLADKKFVPDVERLFQPSPFFL; encoded by the coding sequence ATGAAAATTATCATTCTTGGCGCGGGTCAGGTCGGCGGAACACTGGCGGAAAATCTAGCGGGTGAAAACAATGACATTACTGTCGTTGATACTGATGCAAATCGGTTACGCCAGCTTCAGGATAAGTTTGACCTGCGTGTCGTTACAGGGTATGCCTCTCACCCACGAGTGCTGCGTGAAGCAGGGGCAGAAGATGCCGATATGCTGGTCGCCGTTACCAATTCAGATGAAACGAATATGGTAGCCTGCCAGATTGCTTATTCTCTTTTTAAAACCCCAAACCGGATTGCACGCATTCGCGCCGCTGAATACATTCGTGAGTCAGAACAGCTGTTTTTACCAGAAGCGGTTCCCATCGATCACTTGATCTCCCCAGAACAGTTGGTTATCGATAACATTTACAAACTGATCGAATATCCTGGAGCACTTCAGGTCGTCAACTTCGCTGAAGGCAAAGTGAGTCTTGCCGCAGTTAATGCCTACTATGGTGGCCCACTAGTGGGTAATGCCCTTACCTCCCTCCGCGAACACATTCCGCACGTAGATACCCGCGTTGCGGCTATTTTTCGTCACGATCGACCTATTCGCCCACAGGGTTCCACCATCATCGAAGCTGGAGATGAAGTGTTTTTTGTCGCCGCTTCGCAGCATATTCGCGCGGTGATGAGCGAATTGCAGCGCCTTGAAAAACCCTATAAAAGGATCATGATCGTTGGTGGCGGGAATGTCGGTGCAGGGTTAGCGCAGCGGTTAGAAAAAGATTACAGCATTAAGTTGATAGAACGAAATGCAGACCGAGCTGTGGAACTGGCTGAGCTTCTGCAAAACACGGTCGTATTCCATGGTGATGCTTCAGATCAAGAGCTCCTCGCCGAAGAACATATCGAGCAGATCGATGTATTCATCGCCATTACCAACGATGACGAAGCGAATATTATGTCAGCAATGCTGGCTAAACGCATGGGCGCGAAAAAAGTAATGGTACTTATTCAGCGTCGAGCCTATGTCGATCTGGTTCAGGGCAGCGTCATCGATGTCGCAATATCTCCGCAGCAGGCAACAATTTCTGCGCTACTCAGCCATGTCCGTAAAGCGGATATCGTAAGCGTATCCTCTTTACGTCGTGGTGTAGCCGAAGCAATCGAGGCCATCGCCCACGGTGATGAGGGCACATCGAAAGTTGTCGGCAGAATGATCGAAGATATTAAGCTTCCACCCGGTACCACTATCGGCGCAATTGTTCGCGGTGATGACGTCATCATTGCCAACGCAAATAGCAAAATTGAACAAGGTGATCATGTCATCATGTTCTTGGCTGACAAGAAGTTTGTGCCTGATGTTGAACGTCTATTTCAACCAAGTCCCTTCTTTTTGTAA
- the rplO gene encoding 50S ribosomal protein L15 — MRLNTLSPAEGAKHAPKRLGRGIGSGLGKTSGRGHKGQNSRSGGGVRRGFEGGQMPLYRRLPKFGFTSRKAMITAEVRLSDLAKVEGDVVDLNTLKAANVIGIQIEFAKVILSGEVARPVTIRGLRVTKGARAAIETAGGKIEE; from the coding sequence ATGCGTTTAAATACTCTGTCTCCGGCCGAAGGTGCTAAACACGCACCGAAGCGTTTAGGTCGTGGTATCGGTTCTGGCTTGGGCAAAACCAGTGGTCGTGGTCACAAAGGTCAGAACTCTCGTTCTGGCGGTGGCGTACGTCGTGGTTTTGAAGGTGGTCAGATGCCTTTATATCGTCGTCTGCCGAAATTCGGTTTTACTTCTCGCAAAGCTATGATCACGGCAGAAGTTCGTCTGTCTGATTTAGCTAAAGTAGAAGGCGACGTGGTTGACCTGAATACGCTGAAAGCCGCTAATGTTATTGGCATTCAGATTGAGTTCGCGAAAGTGATTCTGTCTGGTGAAGTTGCTCGTCCGGTAACGATTCGTGGTCTGCGTGTCACTAAAGGTGCTCGTGCTGCTATCGAAACTGCTGGCGGTAAAATTGAGGAATAA
- the mscL gene encoding large-conductance mechanosensitive channel protein MscL yields MSIIKEFREFAMRGNVVDLAVGVIIGAAFGKIVSSLVSDIIMPPLGLLIGGVDFKQFSLILRDAQGEIPAVVMNYGAFIQNIFDFIIVAFAIFIAIKLMNKMRRKQEDTPAAPPKPSAEEKLLAEIRDLLKEQQPKQ; encoded by the coding sequence ATGAGCATCATTAAAGAATTCAGAGAGTTTGCCATGCGTGGCAACGTTGTCGATTTGGCGGTGGGTGTCATTATTGGTGCAGCTTTCGGCAAGATCGTTTCTTCTCTGGTATCAGATATTATTATGCCGCCACTTGGACTTTTGATTGGTGGGGTCGATTTTAAACAATTCAGCCTTATTCTTCGTGACGCCCAAGGTGAAATTCCCGCCGTTGTCATGAACTATGGCGCTTTCATCCAGAATATTTTCGACTTTATCATCGTCGCTTTCGCGATTTTTATAGCGATCAAGCTTATGAATAAAATGCGTCGGAAACAGGAAGATACGCCTGCCGCACCGCCAAAACCTAGCGCAGAAGAGAAGCTATTAGCTGAAATTCGCGATTTACTTAAAGAACAGCAGCCCAAACAGTAA
- the secY gene encoding preprotein translocase subunit SecY — translation MAKQPGLDFQSAKGGVGELKRRLLFVIGALIVFRIGSFIPIPGIDATVLAKLLEQQRGTIIEMFNMFSGGALSRASIFALGIMPYISASIIIQLLTVVHPALAEIKKEGEAGRRKISQYTRYGTLVLAIFQSIGIATGLPNMPGMQDLVINPGFAFYFTAVVSLVTGTMFLMWLGEQITERGIGNGISIIIFAGIVAGLPSAIGHTIEQARQGDLHFLLLLLVAVLVFAVTFFVVFVERGQRRIVVNYAKRQQGRRVYAAQSTHLPLKVNMAGVIPAIFASSIILFPATIASWFGGGTGWNWLTTISLYLQPGQPLYVLLYASAIIFFCFFYTALVFNPRETADNLKKSGAFVPGIRPGEQTAKYIDKVMTRLTLIGAMYITFICLIPEFMRDAMKVPFYFGGTSLLIVVVVIMDFMAQVQTLMMSSQYESALKKANLKGYNR, via the coding sequence ATGGCTAAGCAACCAGGATTAGATTTTCAAAGTGCTAAAGGCGGAGTTGGTGAACTGAAGCGCAGACTTTTGTTTGTTATCGGTGCGCTGATTGTTTTCCGTATTGGCTCTTTTATCCCAATTCCTGGTATTGATGCCACTGTGCTTGCCAAATTGCTTGAACAGCAGCGAGGCACCATCATTGAAATGTTTAACATGTTCTCTGGTGGTGCTCTCAGCCGTGCTTCTATCTTTGCACTGGGTATTATGCCGTATATTTCGGCGTCGATTATTATCCAATTGCTGACGGTGGTTCATCCAGCGTTGGCTGAAATAAAGAAAGAAGGGGAAGCTGGCCGTCGTAAGATAAGCCAGTATACTCGCTACGGTACCTTGGTATTGGCTATATTCCAGTCGATCGGTATTGCTACCGGTTTGCCGAATATGCCTGGGATGCAAGACTTGGTGATAAATCCAGGTTTTGCTTTCTACTTTACCGCTGTTGTGAGCCTGGTTACTGGGACAATGTTCCTGATGTGGCTGGGAGAACAGATTACGGAACGTGGTATCGGTAACGGTATCTCGATCATAATCTTCGCTGGTATTGTTGCGGGACTACCGTCGGCCATTGGCCATACCATCGAGCAAGCTCGGCAAGGCGACCTGCACTTCCTCCTGTTGCTGTTGGTTGCAGTTTTAGTGTTTGCAGTAACCTTCTTCGTTGTTTTCGTTGAGCGTGGTCAACGTCGTATCGTCGTTAACTATGCAAAACGTCAACAGGGTCGTCGTGTTTATGCAGCACAGAGTACGCATTTACCGCTGAAGGTGAACATGGCTGGGGTTATCCCTGCAATTTTCGCCTCCAGTATTATTCTGTTCCCAGCCACGATTGCATCTTGGTTTGGGGGCGGTACCGGTTGGAACTGGCTGACAACTATTTCGCTGTATTTGCAGCCCGGACAACCGCTTTATGTGTTACTCTATGCGTCTGCAATCATCTTCTTCTGTTTCTTCTACACTGCGTTGGTTTTCAACCCACGCGAAACAGCAGATAACCTGAAGAAGTCCGGTGCATTCGTGCCAGGAATTCGTCCGGGAGAGCAAACGGCGAAATATATCGATAAAGTGATGACTCGCCTGACTCTGATTGGTGCGATGTATATTACTTTTATCTGCCTGATCCCGGAGTTTATGCGTGACGCAATGAAAGTACCTTTCTATTTCGGGGGTACATCTTTATTGATCGTTGTTGTCGTCATCATGGACTTTATGGCTCAAGTGCAAACTCTGATGATGTCAAGTCAATATGAGTCTGCATTGAAGAAAGCAAACCTGAAAGGCTATAACCGTTAA
- a CDS encoding alternative ribosome-rescue factor A, whose amino-acid sequence MTTYRHKRGKIQDNAIEALLHDPLFRQRIEVNEKGKGSYRRKEKHMKKGNWEASGKQSNDYLPLAFLLSA is encoded by the coding sequence ATGACCACATACCGACATAAACGTGGGAAAATCCAAGACAACGCCATTGAGGCATTGCTACATGACCCACTGTTTCGCCAACGAATTGAAGTGAATGAAAAAGGGAAGGGAAGTTATCGTAGAAAAGAGAAGCACATGAAGAAAGGTAATTGGGAGGCCAGTGGTAAGCAATCAAATGATTATTTACCTCTGGCCTTTCTACTTTCTGCGTAA
- the rpsK gene encoding 30S ribosomal protein S11, giving the protein MAKAPIRARKRVRKQVSDGVAHIHASFNNTIVTITDRQGNALGWATAGGSGFRGSRKSTPFAAQVAAERCAEAVKEYGIKNLEVMVKGPGPGRESTIRALNAAGFRITNITDVTPIPHNGCRPPKKRRV; this is encoded by the coding sequence ATGGCAAAGGCACCTATTCGTGCACGTAAGCGTGTAAGAAAGCAAGTCTCTGACGGTGTGGCTCATATCCATGCTTCTTTCAACAACACCATCGTAACCATTACTGATCGTCAGGGTAATGCGCTGGGTTGGGCAACTGCCGGTGGTTCCGGCTTCCGTGGTTCTCGTAAATCTACGCCGTTCGCTGCTCAGGTAGCTGCAGAACGTTGCGCAGAGGCCGTGAAAGAGTACGGTATTAAGAACCTGGAAGTTATGGTTAAAGGACCTGGTCCGGGCCGTGAGTCTACTATCCGCGCATTGAACGCGGCTGGTTTCCGCATCACTAATATTACTGATGTGACTCCGATCCCTCATAACGGTTGTCGTCCGCCGAAAAAGCGCCGCGTATAA
- the rpmJ gene encoding 50S ribosomal protein L36: MKVRASVKKLCRNCKIVKRNGVVRVICSAEPKHKQRQG, from the coding sequence ATGAAAGTTCGTGCTTCCGTCAAGAAATTATGTCGTAACTGTAAGATTGTTAAGCGTAACGGTGTCGTTCGTGTGATCTGCAGTGCCGAGCCGAAGCATAAACAGCGTCAAGGCTGA